Within Gilvibacter sp. SZ-19, the genomic segment AGGAGATAAGTGCGTGTCAGATATACTAAAAACAGTTTGAACATTTTCATCCGTATGCTCAAAAGGAATGAAGTTTACGCCATACATATCATTGAGCGACTCCATCACCTTGCCATAGTCTGTAGAGACCTCTTTAAAGCTCGCTAATAGAAACTGGCCTTTATAGGGCTTCAAATTCTTGTAAAAAACAATATAGTCTTCCAGATACCAAGAAATATCTGTACTCTTAACAAACTGCTCGTAACTGGTCAGATCGCTCACCATGGCGGCATAAGAAATAACGCAATCATAGGGGTGACGAATCATAACCATGGTAGGAACTTTGTAACGTATTCCCAGTATGACTTGAGAATAGACATGTAAGTGAGTCGCTATCTTATAGGTATCTGTACCATTGGCAAACTTGAATGCCTTAGTACCAAAACTATTTGCCGATCTTGGATAACCTTCAATAAGAATATCTGAATCCGGAGATATGATCTGGCTGTAATTGGGCTGATCCCTATACCTTCTGAGTTGGATCTGCCGGTAGAGCTCAGGCCATTTCTGTAAAAGGTACTTTAGCTTGTGTTGCAATAGGTAATTTTTGTAATACCTAAGGGGTTTCATAAGTTCAGATTTAGTAATGAAAGAATAACGCTATAAGATCATCCCTGCAGCCACGGTTTCGTGGGTGGCATCGTCTATCAATACAAAGCTTCCGGTAATGCGGTTATCGCGATACTCGTCTATAAGCACGGGTTTTGTCGTTCTAATGGTCACACGGCCTATATCGTTCATCTTGAATTCAAGATCCTCTTCTTCTCTGTTGTAAGTATTGATGTCGATCTTGTACAACACATTCTTTATCATCGCCTTAGGCTCATTAGAAGTATGCATCAAGGTATACTTAGCACGTGGACGAGCTGGATTATTGTGCAACCAACAAAGCATAGCGTCGAATTCTTGTGTAGATTCTGGCTTGTTATTGGTCTTTACGATCATATCTCCGCGACTCACGTCGATATCGTCTTCTAAAGTAATGGTCACAGACATGGGTGCAAAAGCCTCTTCCACTTCTCCATCGAAAGTATCTATACTCTTTATCGTAGAGGTGAATCCCGACGGCATTACAGTTACCTCATCGCCAGGACGTAAAATACCACTGGCCACTCGACCTGCATATCCGCGGTAGTCTATGAATCCTTCACGCTGCGGACGGATAACTGTCTGAACCGGAAAACGCGCATCGATCTTGTTAAGATCGCTCGAAATATGCATATTCTCCAGTACGTGAAGCAAGGGTGCCCCTTTGTACCAATCCATATGTTCGCTGCGATTCACCACATTGTCTCCGTTCAGTGCACTGATCGGAATAAAACGGATATCCTTTACCAACAGCTTAGAAGAGAACTCTTCGAACTGTGCAATGATCTTGGTAAAGACCTCTTCCTGGTAGTCTACCAAGTCCATTTTGTTCACACAAACGATCACGTGAGGGATCTGTAGTAAAGAGGCGATAAACGCGTGTCTTTTTGTTTGTTCTATAACTCCGTGACGCGCATCGATCAAGATCAAAGCAGCATTGGCCGTAGATGCTCCAGTAACCATGTTTCTGGTGTACTGAATGTGTCCAGGGGTATCTGCAATGATGAATTTGCGTTTAGGGGTAGTGAAATAGCGGTAGGCTACGTCAATTGTGATCCCTTGTTCACGCTCATCGCGCAGACCATCGGTAAATAAGGCCAAATCAACACCTTCGTGTCCTTTGCGTTTACTGGTGTGAGAAACGGCTTCGAGCTGATCCTCAAAAATGGCTTTACTATCGTATAAGAGACGTCCAATGAGGGTACTTTTTCCATCATCGACACTTCCGGCTGTTGTAAATCTTAACAGTTGATTGTTGCTGATCTCCATAAATCCTTATTGATTAAAAGTAACCTTGACGTTTGCGATCTTCCATAGCAGTCTCACTGCGTTTATCGTCGGAACGATTTCCGCGTTCAGTCTGCTTCATGGCAGATACCTCCATAGCGATCTTTTCTACCGTATCTGCATCAGACTCAATACCACCGGTAATTGTTATATCACCTAGCGTACGGAAACGGATCTTCTTGGTCTCGACCTTCTCGCCCTCTTCTAGCTTTAAGAATTCAGAAACAGGGATCCATGAATTGCTTCTCCAAACCACTTTACGCTCGTGCGCAAAATACAAGGACGGGATCTTGATGTTCTCGCGTTGAATGTAGTTCCAAACGTCCATTTCTGTCCAGTTACTGATAGGGAAGGCTCTAAAATGCTCCCCTTCAAAATGTCTTCCGTTGAGAATATTCCACAATTCCGGACGCTGGTTCTTTGGGTCCCACTGGCCAAAGTCATCGCGATGTGAAAAGAAACGCTCTTTAGCTCTAGCCTTTTCCTCATCGCGTCGCCCTCCGCCGATAGCACAGTCAACTTTATGAGATTCAATAGCATCTAATAGCGTTGTGATCTGCAAGGCATTACGCGTAGCGTTCTTTCCGCGTTCCTCTACCACTCTACCCTGATCGATAGATTCCTGCACAGAACCGACCAAAAGTTGGGCTCCGATCTCTTTTACCAGATCATCTCTAAACTGAATGGTCTCTGGGAAATTATGACCGGTGTCCACGTGCATCAAAGGAAACGGTACAGGTGCTGGATAAAAGGCCTTTTTAGCCAAATGGGTCACCACTATGGAGTCTTTTCCTCCAGAAAAAAGGATGACCGGATTTTGAAACTGTGCCCATACTTCTCTTAAGATAAAGATGGCCTCAGATTCTAATTCGTCGAGGTAGTTTAAATAGTACTTGCTCATGCTAGTTCTTAAGTTCTAACTTGACACGTATTGCAGTTACAATCTGTGCCGTAGATTCTTCTATATTTGATTGGGTCGTGTCTATTCGGATGTCCGGTTGCTCCGGAGCCTCGTAAGGGGCGTTGATCCCAGTGAAATCCTTGATCAAACCTTGTCTCGCTTTAGCGTAAAGACCTTTAACGTCACGACGTTCACACTCCTCCAAAGGGGTGTCTACAAAAATCTCGACAAAGTTAAAATCTTTAACCACACTTTTCACCATTTCGCGGTCCTTTTTATAAGGAGACACAAAGGCTGCCAAGACCACAGTCCCAGAATCTACAAAAAGGTTGGCGATCTCTGCAATGCGCCTGATGTTCTCACTGCGATCTTCTGGGGCAAAACTGAGATCTTTATTGATACCGCTACGGATGTTATCTCCATCTAAAATATAGGTGTGAACGCCCATGCGGTGTAACTCTTCTTCTACGGCATTAGCAACCGTAGATTTACCAGAACCCGAAAGACCTGTAAACCAAAGCAGCATACCTTTATGCCCTTTAAGTGCTTCGCGCTCTTTTTGGCCGATCCCGAAATTATGTGGAACGATATTCTCTTGCATAATTATTTAATGCGTTTTTGTAGATACTGACGTATTCTTCCCAAAGGCAATTTTAACCAAAGTCTTTCGTGGAAATAATAAAGTACAAATTTAGTAAACAACTCAGTGAGTGCAATATACAAGGCTATAGTGTCGAATTCATTTAAAACAGCACCAGCAATGATAAAAGTAGTAGTCGTGGCTACCACACGCCACGATATGGTCTTCATCAGGGTGCGTTTTTTGGTAATACGCTGCCCAAAGAGGATCTTTTGCCAGATACGCTCGTGAACATAAAAGATACCTAGCTTTAAGAAAAACTCTATAAAGCCGATCTTTAATCCATCTTCCAGACTGCATTCACCAGCTAAACAAGTAACCAACAAAACCACCAAAATTGTGTCGGTTGTGGCTATGATACGCCAAGTAATACCTTTTAAAAGGCTACGGTAATGTGATTCTTGTTTGTAATTGGTCATGACCTATAGTTCCTTGGTGACCAAAAACCATGGGTTAAGAAGATCTTCCTTGTTATAACGCATAGGACTATTGGATGGCAAAGCAACAACATGAACGCCAACAGCTTCGCAAATGGCTTGGCCTGCAGCCGTATCCCATTCCATGGTTGGTGCAAATCTTGGGTAAACATCTGCTTTGCCTTCGGCAACCAGACAAAACTTAAGAGAGCTACCTTTAGAAACTATCTCCTTTTCTTTTAAGGTGGTCAAGTCTTCAATGAAATCCTTGGTCTCTTCATTCAAATGCGATCGAGAACCAACGATTCTCATTAATTTATGATCTGAATCTGGCGAGATCTCCTGGGCTAGTGCTAACAGCTCCTCTACAGAAGTATAGGTTTCAGGAACCATAACCTTTTTGGCCCATTCACCATCAACATCGGCAAAATAAAGAGCTTTGGTGTGCGGTGCATATATCACCCCGAATTTTGGTCTACCTAGATAGACCATAGCAATATTGACAGTAAACTCACCATTGCGCTTTATAAACTCCTTGGTGCCGTCTAAAGGATCAACTATCCAGCAGTTCTGCCAATCTTTCCGATCCGCATAATCGATTTGCTTGTTCTCTTCACTTATAATTGGGATAGCAGTGGGTTCCAAATAACTATTTATAATAGCATTGGCCTTTTGATCTGCCTCGGTAAGTGGAGAATTATCGGCTTTGATTTCAACTTCGAAGGGCCGCTGATAAATTTCATTAATAGCATTTCCAGCTTCTAAGGCCGCCTTTATTGCGGTTATATAATGATCTTGCATCAAGTAGCTTTTAAGATTTTGGGCTGCTGAGGTATCTGGCCTTTATTTCTGGCCAATACAATTTGCTAATTATTACTGCCGAGCTGAAAAGGAACCCAAAGAACAAATAGATAAAAATGATCAAGGCCTTATTTGGGCCAGCTGGTTCCAAGGGAACTGTGACCGGCTTTAACACAGTAAAAATTGGGGTGTCGCGTTTTACCTGTAATTTGGCAGACTCCAATTGGCTTGCTAGCTGAGAATAAACATTATAAGCCAATTCATTCTCGGTGCGCAACACTTCATAGCGATTCTCTGTCACCGATGAAATGTAATTCTTATTTCTATCTCTAAAGCTTCCGAAACGGTCCCGGGTTTCTTTATAAACAGAATCAGCTTCTTGAACACGCTTTTCTAAATAAGCCAATTCGTCTTTCGCCTTAGAAATATTAAGTTCAATGATATACTCCTGAAGTAACTCCTGAACGTTTTTGGTAAGCTGTGCCGCTGGCAAAGCATCTGGCATTATCGCTTGGATCTCGATATAACCTTCTACTTCATTGAACGCCACAGTGACATTCTCCTCTAAATAATCGAAATACTTCTTTTCATCCTTGGAATAACTAAACAGCGATGAATCTGCTTGAATCGATACATTTCCATCCTCTGATTTGAACAAGCCCACTATTTTAGAAGGGAGGCCTAAGGTGTATTCCTTGGCGTAATCTCCAGGACCCTTGAGTCGCGCATTGTTCAGATAGTTCTTAATTGTCTCACTGTCTCCACTCCCTTTATTGACCGAGGTGTTGAGAATTTGTCTTCTAAACGGATTGCTCTTTGCAACCACAGGGTACAGGGTCGGATAGATCTCATTCTTGTTCTCTCCACCGATATCAATACCTACTAGGCGCGCAAAGCCACCCAATTTCTTACCCAATCCCTGAGGTGAACTAACCTGAGGGAGAATGACGGTTTTAGAAATATATTTTTTGGGTGTGAACAATGCCACCACTAAGCCTAAAAGCAGAAAGATGAAAAGTACCTTCAGTATAAAAAAACGCTTAGACCAAAAGGTCTGTATGATTTGATCGTTGTTTATCATATACTCTTCAATTTAACGCAATAAGCGCTCTACCAACAATCCAATTGTAACAAGCCCTGTTGTGATTCCAACTCCTTCTTGAACGCTTAATGAACTTCGCTGAGGGCGGGTTGGAACCAATATCACAGCTCCTGGTCTGATTTTAGGATAAGATCTAAAGAATAAGAAATTCTTAGTAGAGGCTATATCACCGTTGGCATAAATAACATAGGTCTTACCTTTTTTAGCATTATTTGAAAAACCTCCGGATTTGTTAATGTAGTCTAAGACCGTGTAGTTATCGTCAAAGCGCACCATGGATGGGACCAATACCTCCCCTTCTATTTTTATGGTTTCTTTGGTAGAAGGAATTATCAAAACATCACCATCTTCGAGAATAAGGTCGTATTTGGAACCACGTCCACCCTCTTGGAGAATTCGACTTAGGTCAATTCCAACTTTAAATGATTCCTGATTATTTAGATTTGAATCGGTAGCCACGGCTGTTGAGTCGTTCAAATTATTGATCACTGTGTTTTGAATGTCTGCCTTGTAGTAGGGATTCTTGCGAACCAATGAGGCTCCTGCAACATAAGCGTAATCTGAAATTCCGCCAGCGCGGTCTATAAGATCAGAAATACGCTGATTCTTTTCTGTTAACAAATAAGTGCCAGCCAGATTGATCTCTCCATTGATCTCAACTCGCTTTTGGTCATTATAGCCTCTGAGATAACGTACCGATACCCTATCGTTAGGCTCCAGAATAAAATTTGAGTCTCCGCTCAATAATAAATCCCCTTCTGTAGAAACTGAAATACTCTCGGCCAAGGTTTCAAAAGAATCGTCTTTTATCCTTCTAAATACATCTACAATTTTTGGGTTTGCGCTCGGACTAAAACCATCTGCCATCAGAATAAAATCCTCTAACGAAAGGTTTTCAATGAAAGGAATACTGATCGGATTGTTAACCGCTCCCTCTATGGTAAGGATAGACTGCTCTTGAAGATCGTATTTGTTGTAAATATAGATTTCGTCATAAGGTTGTAGCGCAATGTCTTGAGCCCCACTTATAATCTCACGCAAGGAAAACGAACGTGAGCTTTTTTCTATCCCATCTTCGGAACTGATAATAATGGCTCTATCTAAAAAGGCCTGATCGTTCAAACCACTAGCTTTTTCAATGAGGTCAGACAACTGCAGATCTTTGCTATACGGATAAATACCTGGACGATATACAGCACCACTAATGCTCACCGCATTTTCAAATTTGTCAATTACTTCTTTCACCCTAATCAGATCACCGTCCTTAGGTTGCTCAGATGTGAATGTAGCCTTAGTGACCTCAACAACCTTGCGGCGGTCATCCTCTATGCGATTCACTAAAACCATGTCTTTATACGCCGTGCTTTTGAACCCTGAGGTGAATCGAAACAGGTCTGCAAAGGTCTCTCCAGATCTCAGTTCAAAAATACCGCTTCGCTTGACAGGTCCTTGAACAGTGACTTGACTTTCGTAAGGGGCTACCAAGATTATATCTCCATCTCGTAGGTTGAGATTACCTTCTTCAGAACCGTTGAGCAGATAGCCGTACACATCAAAGGTGGCCAGAGGTTTTCCGGAACGGATCAATTGTATGTTTCTAAAAG encodes:
- the cysN gene encoding sulfate adenylyltransferase subunit CysN, producing MEISNNQLLRFTTAGSVDDGKSTLIGRLLYDSKAIFEDQLEAVSHTSKRKGHEGVDLALFTDGLRDEREQGITIDVAYRYFTTPKRKFIIADTPGHIQYTRNMVTGASTANAALILIDARHGVIEQTKRHAFIASLLQIPHVIVCVNKMDLVDYQEEVFTKIIAQFEEFSSKLLVKDIRFIPISALNGDNVVNRSEHMDWYKGAPLLHVLENMHISSDLNKIDARFPVQTVIRPQREGFIDYRGYAGRVASGILRPGDEVTVMPSGFTSTIKSIDTFDGEVEEAFAPMSVTITLEDDIDVSRGDMIVKTNNKPESTQEFDAMLCWLHNNPARPRAKYTLMHTSNEPKAMIKNVLYKIDINTYNREEEDLEFKMNDIGRVTIRTTKPVLIDEYRDNRITGSFVLIDDATHETVAAGMIL
- the cysD gene encoding sulfate adenylyltransferase subunit CysD, producing MSKYYLNYLDELESEAIFILREVWAQFQNPVILFSGGKDSIVVTHLAKKAFYPAPVPFPLMHVDTGHNFPETIQFRDDLVKEIGAQLLVGSVQESIDQGRVVEERGKNATRNALQITTLLDAIESHKVDCAIGGGRRDEEKARAKERFFSHRDDFGQWDPKNQRPELWNILNGRHFEGEHFRAFPISNWTEMDVWNYIQRENIKIPSLYFAHERKVVWRSNSWIPVSEFLKLEEGEKVETKKIRFRTLGDITITGGIESDADTVEKIAMEVSAMKQTERGNRSDDKRSETAMEDRKRQGYF
- the cysC gene encoding adenylyl-sulfate kinase, with the protein product MQENIVPHNFGIGQKEREALKGHKGMLLWFTGLSGSGKSTVANAVEEELHRMGVHTYILDGDNIRSGINKDLSFAPEDRSENIRRIAEIANLFVDSGTVVLAAFVSPYKKDREMVKSVVKDFNFVEIFVDTPLEECERRDVKGLYAKARQGLIKDFTGINAPYEAPEQPDIRIDTTQSNIEESTAQIVTAIRVKLELKN
- a CDS encoding DUF2061 domain-containing protein encodes the protein MTNYKQESHYRSLLKGITWRIIATTDTILVVLLVTCLAGECSLEDGLKIGFIEFFLKLGIFYVHERIWQKILFGQRITKKRTLMKTISWRVVATTTTFIIAGAVLNEFDTIALYIALTELFTKFVLYYFHERLWLKLPLGRIRQYLQKRIK
- the cysQ gene encoding 3'(2'),5'-bisphosphate nucleotidase CysQ; its protein translation is MQDHYITAIKAALEAGNAINEIYQRPFEVEIKADNSPLTEADQKANAIINSYLEPTAIPIISEENKQIDYADRKDWQNCWIVDPLDGTKEFIKRNGEFTVNIAMVYLGRPKFGVIYAPHTKALYFADVDGEWAKKVMVPETYTSVEELLALAQEISPDSDHKLMRIVGSRSHLNEETKDFIEDLTTLKEKEIVSKGSSLKFCLVAEGKADVYPRFAPTMEWDTAAGQAICEAVGVHVVALPSNSPMRYNKEDLLNPWFLVTKEL
- a CDS encoding Wzz/FepE/Etk N-terminal domain-containing protein, encoding MINNDQIIQTFWSKRFFILKVLFIFLLLGLVVALFTPKKYISKTVILPQVSSPQGLGKKLGGFARLVGIDIGGENKNEIYPTLYPVVAKSNPFRRQILNTSVNKGSGDSETIKNYLNNARLKGPGDYAKEYTLGLPSKIVGLFKSEDGNVSIQADSSLFSYSKDEKKYFDYLEENVTVAFNEVEGYIEIQAIMPDALPAAQLTKNVQELLQEYIIELNISKAKDELAYLEKRVQEADSVYKETRDRFGSFRDRNKNYISSVTENRYEVLRTENELAYNVYSQLASQLESAKLQVKRDTPIFTVLKPVTVPLEPAGPNKALIIFIYLFFGFLFSSAVIISKLYWPEIKARYLSSPKS
- a CDS encoding SLBB domain-containing protein, giving the protein MIRIPIISSGTKLLVLALLFTLGAGVPQTLAQSNPITDQTKLMSMSDSELMEFWQQAQKQGYTIEQIKAMALARGLTDQQIGLLEQRLRGLVGENSSGNTSPVNPLAIVDEPPAYLDGFNAPVGTAKDSLFGFSFFMNSTISFSPNLNLATPETYVLGPGDELAIGVWGAAENTYYVPVDREGAVRIPNLGPIYVSGVTISDATKKIKSSLRRIYAGIGAPSSSPYFVGVDVAIVKVRTVQVNIIGEVKVPGTYSLSALSTVLNGLYASGGPTREGTFRNIQLIRSGKPLATFDVYGYLLNGSEEGNLNLRDGDIILVAPYESQVTVQGPVKRSGIFELRSGETFADLFRFTSGFKSTAYKDMVLVNRIEDDRRKVVEVTKATFTSEQPKDGDLIRVKEVIDKFENAVSISGAVYRPGIYPYSKDLQLSDLIEKASGLNDQAFLDRAIIISSEDGIEKSSRSFSLREIISGAQDIALQPYDEIYIYNKYDLQEQSILTIEGAVNNPISIPFIENLSLEDFILMADGFSPSANPKIVDVFRRIKDDSFETLAESISVSTEGDLLLSGDSNFILEPNDRVSVRYLRGYNDQKRVEINGEINLAGTYLLTEKNQRISDLIDRAGGISDYAYVAGASLVRKNPYYKADIQNTVINNLNDSTAVATDSNLNNQESFKVGIDLSRILQEGGRGSKYDLILEDGDVLIIPSTKETIKIEGEVLVPSMVRFDDNYTVLDYINKSGGFSNNAKKGKTYVIYANGDIASTKNFLFFRSYPKIRPGAVILVPTRPQRSSLSVQEGVGITTGLVTIGLLVERLLR